In Saccharolobus solfataricus, a genomic segment contains:
- the cas4a gene encoding type I-A CRISPR-associated protein Cas4/Csa1, whose product MLLLSKRIKKLPKNVDEELRGWNWSEPPVYTRSLSQVSISEMVYCSTLRNVYLKVKGFRGEIGRQILQGSLIHTIYAIGIEAIKRFIYSRESIDGSTLRTLMGDEFYSLLKDLREEEGIYAKVLWDHITNIYSAELDRVRSKFTNLTRDSLVSQVVPFYVEFPVDGSLLGLTNLRVDAFIPHLPLIAEMKTGKYRYTHELSLAGYALAIESQYEIPIDFGYLCYVTVTEKEVKNNCKLIPISDSLRSEFLDMRDKAQDIMDKGVDPGIAKDCESDCMFYKVCHP is encoded by the coding sequence ATGCTGTTGCTTTCAAAGAGGATAAAGAAGTTACCTAAGAACGTGGATGAGGAGCTGAGGGGATGGAATTGGAGCGAACCACCAGTTTACACTAGGTCCCTTTCACAGGTATCAATTTCCGAAATGGTTTACTGTAGTACTCTGAGGAACGTTTACCTTAAGGTAAAGGGCTTTAGGGGAGAAATAGGTAGGCAAATACTTCAAGGTTCACTTATCCACACGATTTACGCTATTGGCATTGAAGCAATCAAACGTTTTATTTATTCAAGGGAAAGCATTGATGGGAGTACTCTGAGAACGCTAATGGGAGATGAGTTTTACTCCCTACTTAAGGACTTAAGGGAGGAAGAGGGGATTTACGCAAAGGTCTTATGGGATCACATTACGAACATTTATTCAGCTGAACTGGATAGGGTTAGGAGTAAGTTCACTAACTTAACTAGGGATTCCTTGGTCTCCCAAGTTGTGCCGTTTTACGTTGAGTTTCCAGTTGATGGTTCCCTTCTGGGCTTGACCAATTTAAGGGTCGACGCCTTTATCCCTCACCTTCCCCTAATAGCGGAAATGAAGACTGGGAAATACAGATACACTCACGAGTTGTCCCTTGCAGGATACGCTTTGGCAATTGAGAGCCAGTACGAGATACCCATTGATTTTGGTTACTTGTGTTATGTTACTGTGACTGAAAAGGAGGTTAAGAATAACTGCAAGCTGATTCCCATTTCAGATTCCTTGAGGAGTGAGTTCTTGGACATGAGGGATAAGGCTCAAGACATAATGGATAAGGGTGTGGATCCTGGGATAGCTAAGGATTGTGAGAGTGATTGCATGTTTTATAAGGTTTGTCACCCTTAA
- the cas4 gene encoding CRISPR-associated protein Cas4, whose translation MTISGITIKHFAYCPQIVRIESMGFTERVSEAMIEGEQVEKDKVMNFLYATLKPLNVVGKPIFRYGDLIGSPDYVLIYPNHWVPLDVKSGRKRYDHKLQMKYYLYLMDMNGINVKEGLLYYVSLKEMVRLEYNYAEKRYVEKVLSKIREAINGKVRVVQDARKCYNCGFFVYCKPKIKGNLAYVD comes from the coding sequence ATGACAATAAGTGGGATTACGATAAAGCACTTCGCCTATTGTCCTCAAATAGTTAGGATAGAGAGCATGGGGTTCACTGAGAGAGTGAGCGAGGCCATGATTGAGGGGGAACAAGTCGAGAAAGATAAGGTTATGAACTTCCTTTACGCTACGTTAAAACCGTTGAATGTTGTGGGAAAACCGATCTTTAGGTATGGGGACTTGATCGGTTCACCGGACTACGTTTTGATTTACCCAAATCACTGGGTTCCACTTGACGTTAAGAGTGGGAGGAAGAGGTATGATCACAAGTTGCAAATGAAGTATTACCTTTACTTAATGGACATGAATGGGATTAACGTGAAGGAGGGGTTACTGTATTACGTTAGCCTTAAGGAAATGGTTAGGTTAGAGTACAATTACGCTGAGAAGAGGTATGTGGAGAAGGTTTTGAGTAAGATAAGGGAAGCCATAAACGGTAAGGTGAGGGTTGTTCAAGACGCGAGGAAGTGCTATAATTGTGGATTTTTCGTCTATTGTAAACCTAAAATAAAGGGAAATTTAGCTTATGTTGATTGA